The following coding sequences are from one Luteolibacter yonseiensis window:
- a CDS encoding AI-2E family transporter: protein MATQNMNKRFKIEPLLGGLALLLILIGCFFILKPFMTALMWAMILAYSLHPLQSKFTKWFRGSRTMAAIFVTLTITVVLAGPITLIGFSIAQDGKDLAYATRNWFMAAPEKAPEWVAQLPVVGDDVAGYWGGVTGDRNRWMEQLDKEVVKTPPRPKIVIEGTDGPVLQDAAPAPLTENAAEEIAAVEKKSDSSKTIEVVGQFIVWARTWLFAVGLGVLEGVTQVLLSAFLAFFLLRDTDILAERLSVAADRLAGPRGQHLIKVAGNTVRGVVYGILGTAIAQALVAGLGFWIAGVPGAVLLSVLTFFFAVIPFGPPMIWLPAALWLFAQHKPGLGLFLILWGVLGISMVDNFLRPYLISQGSKMPFVLIFCGVIGGALAFGLVGVFMGPTLLAVAFRLIEEWSATPKEPERTVIFEETSELHVELTKTTHLHGGESFSIR, encoded by the coding sequence ATGGCAACGCAGAATATGAACAAGCGCTTCAAGATCGAGCCCCTGCTGGGTGGTCTGGCGCTCCTGCTCATCCTGATCGGGTGCTTTTTCATTCTCAAGCCGTTCATGACGGCGCTGATGTGGGCGATGATCCTCGCCTACTCGCTGCATCCGCTGCAGAGCAAGTTCACCAAATGGTTCCGTGGATCCCGGACGATGGCGGCGATTTTCGTGACCCTGACGATCACGGTGGTATTGGCGGGGCCGATCACCTTGATCGGCTTCAGCATCGCCCAGGATGGCAAGGATCTCGCCTACGCCACCCGGAACTGGTTCATGGCGGCTCCAGAGAAGGCCCCGGAATGGGTGGCGCAGCTGCCGGTCGTGGGAGATGATGTCGCCGGATATTGGGGTGGGGTGACCGGTGACCGGAACCGCTGGATGGAACAGCTCGACAAGGAGGTGGTGAAAACACCGCCCCGCCCGAAGATCGTCATCGAAGGCACGGACGGTCCTGTCCTCCAGGACGCCGCACCCGCACCCTTGACGGAGAACGCGGCGGAAGAAATCGCTGCGGTGGAAAAGAAGTCTGATTCATCGAAGACCATCGAAGTGGTCGGTCAATTCATCGTTTGGGCACGGACGTGGCTGTTTGCCGTGGGACTTGGGGTTCTTGAGGGAGTGACGCAGGTGTTGCTGAGCGCTTTCCTGGCATTTTTCCTCCTACGGGATACGGACATCCTCGCGGAACGCCTCTCGGTGGCGGCGGACCGGCTTGCGGGACCTCGGGGCCAGCATTTGATCAAGGTGGCGGGAAACACGGTGCGTGGAGTGGTTTACGGTATCCTTGGCACAGCCATCGCCCAGGCGCTGGTCGCTGGGCTGGGGTTTTGGATCGCGGGCGTGCCGGGAGCGGTCCTCCTCTCCGTGCTGACATTCTTTTTCGCGGTGATTCCATTTGGTCCGCCGATGATCTGGCTACCGGCCGCCCTGTGGTTGTTCGCCCAGCACAAGCCGGGACTCGGACTCTTCCTGATCCTCTGGGGTGTGCTCGGAATCAGCATGGTGGATAATTTCCTGCGCCCCTACCTCATCAGCCAAGGCAGCAAGATGCCTTTCGTGCTGATTTTCTGCGGAGTCATCGGAGGTGCCCTGGCTTTCGGACTGGTCGGTGTCTTCATGGGACCGACGTTGCTGGCGGTGGCGTTCCGGTTGATCGAGGAATGGTCCGCCACCCCGAAAGAACCGGAAAGGACGGTGATCTTTGAGGAGACTTCGGAGTTGCACGTCGAACTGACAAAGACCACACACCTGCATGGCGGTGAGTCCTTCAGCATTAGGTAA
- the hemB gene encoding porphobilinogen synthase, whose amino-acid sequence MNRPRRNRRTPAIRSMVRETILTPADFILPVFFHEDAEDTPIASMPGVTRWSLESLVKEAGEAHALGIPAIVLFPKIEESFKTPDAGECSNDDGLVPRAIRAIKAAHPTLCVITDVALDPYNSDGHDGIVERDEWGELEILNDETVAVLCEQALCHARAGADIVSPSDMMDGRVAAIREALDEEGFTKVSILSYTAKYASAFYGPFRGALDSAPKEGDKKTYQMDPSNSREAVRETLLDEAEGADMLMVKPAGIYLDIIAKVRETTTLPVAAYQVSGEYLMLKSAAAGGWLDERKIVLESLTAIKRAGADMILTYFAKQACGWLAK is encoded by the coding sequence ATGAACCGTCCACGCCGCAACCGCCGCACGCCCGCGATCCGCTCCATGGTGCGCGAAACCATACTCACTCCCGCGGATTTCATCCTTCCCGTGTTTTTCCATGAAGACGCGGAGGACACGCCCATCGCCTCCATGCCGGGAGTGACGCGCTGGTCGCTCGAGAGTCTGGTGAAGGAAGCGGGGGAGGCGCACGCGCTCGGCATTCCGGCCATCGTTCTTTTTCCGAAAATCGAGGAATCGTTCAAAACCCCGGATGCCGGAGAATGCTCCAACGACGACGGACTCGTCCCGCGTGCGATCCGTGCCATCAAGGCCGCCCACCCCACGCTCTGCGTCATCACGGATGTCGCGCTGGACCCCTACAACTCGGACGGTCACGACGGCATCGTCGAGCGGGATGAATGGGGCGAATTGGAGATCCTCAATGATGAAACCGTCGCCGTGCTTTGCGAACAGGCCCTGTGCCATGCCCGCGCCGGCGCGGACATCGTCTCGCCTTCCGACATGATGGACGGTCGTGTCGCCGCCATCCGGGAAGCGCTCGATGAGGAAGGGTTCACCAAGGTTTCCATCCTCAGCTACACCGCGAAATACGCGTCCGCATTCTACGGTCCCTTCCGTGGCGCGCTCGACTCCGCACCCAAGGAGGGCGACAAGAAAACCTACCAGATGGATCCATCAAACTCGCGCGAAGCCGTCCGCGAAACGCTTTTGGACGAAGCCGAGGGCGCGGACATGCTCATGGTGAAGCCTGCGGGCATCTATCTGGACATCATCGCGAAAGTCCGCGAAACGACGACTCTCCCGGTCGCCGCGTACCAGGTGAGCGGCGAATACCTCATGCTGAAAAGCGCGGCTGCGGGTGGCTGGCTGGATGAAAGAAAAATCGTGCTGGAATCGCTGACCGCCATCAAACGCGCGGGAGCGGACATGATCCTCACCTATTTCGCGAAACAGGCGTGCGGGTGGCTGGCGAAATAG
- a CDS encoding alpha/beta hydrolase encodes MKFPIASLLASTLIFSLPSPAQQAPERFSVATGKALTEGEKPAGEAVMTVYHPEKPNGAAVVIYPGGGYTTLVVEPEGHRIAKWFGEHGITGAVVEYRLPNGNSGLPLADAKSATRIVRLHATEWKLDPKRVGNIGFSAGGHLAATAATHFDKGDDKAAHPVDKLSSRPDFSILIYPVITMGELTHGGSKGALLGPAPDAKAIELFSNEKQVTRDTPPTFLVHAEDDTLVVPANSELYYDALRKNKVPAEYLKLPSGGHGINGYQGPLWEEWKSKCLKWLAKEKFIPVADAK; translated from the coding sequence ATGAAATTTCCCATCGCCTCCCTGCTCGCCTCCACATTGATTTTCTCCCTTCCCTCCCCGGCGCAGCAGGCTCCGGAACGCTTCTCTGTCGCGACGGGCAAGGCCCTGACCGAGGGTGAGAAGCCCGCTGGCGAGGCGGTGATGACGGTTTATCACCCGGAAAAACCGAATGGTGCCGCTGTCGTTATTTACCCCGGCGGCGGTTACACCACGCTCGTTGTCGAACCGGAGGGACACCGCATCGCGAAATGGTTCGGCGAGCACGGCATTACCGGAGCTGTCGTCGAATACCGCCTGCCGAACGGAAATTCAGGACTTCCGCTCGCCGATGCGAAAAGCGCAACCCGCATTGTCCGCCTGCATGCCACCGAGTGGAAACTCGATCCGAAGCGCGTCGGAAACATCGGCTTCTCCGCCGGCGGCCACCTCGCCGCCACCGCCGCCACCCATTTCGACAAGGGCGATGACAAGGCCGCCCATCCGGTGGACAAACTCAGCAGCCGCCCGGATTTTTCCATTCTCATCTATCCGGTCATCACCATGGGTGAACTCACCCACGGCGGCTCGAAGGGCGCGCTGCTCGGCCCCGCTCCGGATGCCAAGGCCATCGAGCTCTTTTCCAATGAAAAACAGGTCACCCGCGACACGCCGCCGACGTTTCTGGTGCACGCTGAAGATGACACGCTCGTCGTCCCTGCGAACAGCGAACTCTACTACGACGCGCTCCGTAAAAACAAGGTCCCTGCCGAATACCTGAAACTCCCGTCCGGCGGCCACGGCATCAATGGTTACCAAGGACCGCTGTGGGAGGAGTGGAAAAGCAAGTGTCTCAAGTGGCTGGCGAAAGAGAAATTCATCCCCGTGGCGGATGCGAAGTGA
- a CDS encoding BPSS1187 family protein, protein MIRKTLHRSASLVLTVLLASPLVAAAAEGKNHDLTARASEIDKRTKPHPEIGFVFEKDGKPQDVQHASVDTRVPSSGKLVIWLMGHNKELFDHLDGYGMHSIQIHYAREWFGKLYSGPPPEDDLFLSNIRLEAATGENASKAVDIPKPDSIMERAYQFVKWLDRENPEGNWKQFITRDGKGLLWDKVILSGISHGSTTAARMAKAVKVDRVVMFSGPRDQYEVWQKLPSATPTNRYFGFSHVLDDGWTGDHYRRSWQLMDLQSCGPIVNVEKTSPPYGDTRRLITDADVGGNHDHAHNSSIPGGAAVKGPDGKFIHEAVWRYLFTHPVEEVGRAVPPDADCRIDQRKKGAGSRK, encoded by the coding sequence ATGATTCGGAAAACCCTCCACCGTTCCGCCTCCCTCGTTCTGACCGTCCTGCTGGCCAGCCCTCTCGTGGCGGCTGCGGCGGAGGGAAAAAACCATGATCTCACCGCCCGCGCCAGCGAGATCGACAAGCGGACCAAACCGCACCCGGAGATCGGTTTCGTTTTTGAGAAGGACGGCAAGCCACAGGATGTGCAGCACGCCAGCGTGGACACCCGGGTCCCTTCCAGCGGAAAACTGGTCATCTGGCTGATGGGCCATAACAAGGAACTCTTCGACCACCTCGACGGCTACGGCATGCACTCCATCCAGATCCATTACGCGCGGGAGTGGTTCGGGAAGCTTTATTCCGGACCACCACCGGAGGACGATCTGTTCCTTTCCAACATCCGCCTCGAAGCCGCCACCGGGGAAAACGCCAGCAAGGCGGTGGATATCCCGAAGCCGGACAGCATCATGGAGCGGGCCTACCAGTTCGTGAAATGGCTGGATCGTGAGAATCCGGAGGGGAACTGGAAGCAGTTCATCACCCGCGACGGCAAGGGTCTGCTGTGGGACAAGGTGATCCTCTCCGGGATCTCCCATGGCTCCACCACCGCCGCACGCATGGCGAAAGCGGTGAAGGTGGACCGTGTGGTGATGTTTTCCGGGCCACGAGATCAGTACGAGGTTTGGCAGAAACTCCCTTCCGCCACGCCAACGAACCGCTACTTCGGTTTTTCCCACGTGCTCGATGACGGCTGGACCGGCGATCACTACCGCCGGTCGTGGCAGCTCATGGACCTGCAGTCCTGCGGTCCCATCGTCAATGTGGAGAAGACTTCCCCTCCCTACGGAGACACCCGCCGCCTGATCACGGACGCCGACGTCGGCGGAAATCACGACCACGCGCACAATTCCTCCATTCCCGGCGGAGCGGCGGTGAAGGGGCCCGACGGCAAATTCATCCATGAGGCGGTCTGGCGTTACCTCTTCACCCATCCCGTGGAGGAGGTCGGCAGGGCCGTGCCACCGGATGCCGATTGCAGGATCGACCAACGGAAGAAAGGAGCCGGCTCCCGGAAATGA
- a CDS encoding RsmB/NOP family class I SAM-dependent RNA methyltransferase, translated as MPAKNFHVRQAAVSALRAWAKGHDYAETLIERHAQRRKLSPADRGLLQAILFGVLRHRRLLDHWIGKLRDGKLDPETRDILRVGLCQLLILGLPDHAAVNETVEAGKASVRSLINAVLRRATLAKKRMLDDLDDVPMPVIHSHPDWLYNRWRQAFGTRNAISLMEWNNLPAVTFFRVNPLAPTPDTLPGNPVEGAPGFYQLDGSLPTALLASGSVYIQDPATRHSVELLDPKPGERILDACAAPGGKAFLIASALGSAEGLVCTDSNEKRLPRLEENLERLHARKAVVSVHDWTKPAPAEWHGSFDGILLDVPCSNTGVIRRRVDVRWRLQAPDIDKIAITQRKILENALACLKPGGRIVYSTCSIEHTENLGLVESFLADHPELELRGTRDALPFRDATDGAFAARIERKS; from the coding sequence ATGCCAGCTAAAAATTTCCACGTCCGCCAAGCCGCCGTATCCGCGCTCCGCGCTTGGGCAAAAGGCCATGATTATGCCGAAACGCTGATCGAACGACACGCGCAACGCCGCAAGCTTTCTCCTGCGGACCGGGGGCTGTTGCAGGCGATCCTCTTCGGTGTGCTGAGGCATCGGCGGTTGCTGGACCACTGGATCGGCAAGCTGCGCGATGGCAAGCTGGATCCGGAAACACGCGACATCCTGCGGGTGGGTCTGTGCCAGTTGCTCATCCTCGGCCTGCCGGACCACGCGGCGGTGAACGAAACGGTGGAGGCCGGGAAGGCCAGCGTCCGCAGCCTGATCAACGCGGTGCTCCGCCGTGCGACGCTCGCGAAAAAACGCATGCTGGACGATCTGGACGACGTGCCGATGCCCGTCATCCACTCGCACCCGGACTGGCTCTACAACCGCTGGCGCCAGGCCTTCGGCACCCGCAACGCGATTTCCCTGATGGAGTGGAACAACCTTCCCGCCGTGACGTTCTTCCGGGTGAATCCCCTCGCCCCGACACCAGACACCCTGCCCGGAAATCCGGTGGAAGGTGCTCCGGGATTCTACCAACTGGATGGCTCGCTCCCGACCGCCCTGCTCGCCAGCGGCTCCGTTTACATCCAGGACCCTGCGACGCGGCACTCGGTGGAACTGCTCGATCCTAAACCGGGCGAACGCATTCTGGACGCCTGTGCGGCCCCGGGGGGAAAAGCTTTTCTCATCGCCTCCGCTCTCGGTTCCGCAGAGGGGTTGGTTTGCACCGATTCGAACGAAAAGCGGCTCCCACGTCTGGAGGAAAACCTCGAACGCCTGCACGCGCGGAAAGCGGTGGTTTCCGTCCACGACTGGACAAAACCCGCACCGGCGGAGTGGCATGGCAGCTTCGACGGCATCCTCCTGGATGTGCCATGCTCGAACACCGGCGTGATCCGGCGCCGGGTCGATGTCCGCTGGCGCCTGCAGGCACCCGACATCGACAAGATCGCCATCACCCAGCGGAAGATTCTGGAGAACGCCCTGGCCTGCCTGAAGCCGGGCGGCCGCATCGTCTATTCCACCTGCTCCATCGAGCACACCGAGAATCTCGGGCTGGTGGAAAGCTTCCTCGCCGACCATCCGGAACTCGAGCTTCGCGGCACCCGGGACGCCCTGCCGTTCCGCGATGCGACGGACGGGGCCTTCGCCGCACGCATCGAACGGAAGTCCTGA
- the truA gene encoding tRNA pseudouridine(38-40) synthase TruA: protein MLRFKLIIAYDGAGYHGWQSRPEGTGVQNRVEAALARLFPSGPTVESASRTDSGVHALGMTAHFEVDDGEDAIPPAKLALAVNAFLPDDIRVRVVRPVREDFHARFDASGKQYRYHVWNGPVMNPLRRTQAWHVARELDLDAMREAAGRLLGRHDFRSFTTNRGVVLEDAVRTLTRCEIRKQGRLVTFIMEGEGFLYKMCRCIVGTLVQVGEGKFSTAEIASMLECRDRAAAGVNAPAHGLVLWKVFY from the coding sequence ATGCTCCGTTTCAAACTCATCATCGCTTACGATGGCGCGGGCTATCATGGCTGGCAGTCGAGGCCGGAGGGCACCGGTGTGCAGAATCGGGTGGAAGCGGCGCTCGCCCGGTTGTTTCCAAGCGGACCAACGGTGGAAAGTGCAAGCCGGACCGATTCCGGGGTGCACGCTCTGGGAATGACCGCACACTTCGAGGTGGACGATGGAGAGGACGCTATTCCTCCGGCAAAACTGGCCTTGGCGGTCAACGCGTTCCTGCCCGATGACATCCGCGTTCGGGTGGTCAGACCCGTCCGGGAGGATTTCCACGCCCGCTTCGACGCGAGCGGAAAGCAATACCGTTATCACGTCTGGAATGGTCCGGTCATGAATCCCTTGCGCCGGACCCAGGCATGGCACGTGGCGCGCGAACTGGATCTGGACGCGATGCGTGAAGCGGCGGGACGGTTGCTGGGACGGCATGACTTCCGTTCGTTCACCACGAACCGCGGTGTGGTGCTGGAAGATGCGGTGCGCACCCTGACCCGCTGTGAAATCCGCAAACAGGGCAGACTGGTGACCTTCATCATGGAAGGCGAAGGCTTCCTTTACAAGATGTGCCGTTGCATCGTCGGCACATTGGTGCAGGTGGGCGAGGGGAAATTCAGCACGGCAGAGATTGCAAGCATGCTGGAATGCCGGGATCGCGCCGCGGCGGGGGTGAACGCCCCGGCGCATGGCCTGGTCTTGTGGAAGGTATTTTATTAG
- a CDS encoding TonB-dependent receptor gives MQQVELDTHSKALKINLDPRWYGTLAEIGAGQEVVRWFFRVGAAAGTVAKSISAYDMIVSDAIYGSGDRYVSRSRLQAMLDREFQLNVERLSDKRGDHTAFFAFADTVVARSFKGGNECHGWMGIKFQSRPRDEPSQILIHVRMLDAEASLQQEALGVVGVNLLYGAFFLHHEPELLVESLLDKLTTGRIEIDVIEFKGIEFRSVDNRLISLKLVQLGLSGAAMFGADGEVLQPSEILYKKAVLVERGSFRPPTHVNFDMLECALEKFKADPAVEGKEVLPIFELTMRNLLAGGDQIDRRDFLARADLLAACGMTVLISDYFEYYRLAAYLAWRTKERIGIVMGAPSLIELFEEKYYTQLPGGILESFGRLFKNNLKLYVYPLANPTSGGLTTIDNLPVATELKKLYGYLADRGSFVGLDNFKPEYLSIFSRDVLKKIASGDEAWKDMVPAGVSDLICKRRFFGYKG, from the coding sequence ATGCAACAAGTGGAGCTCGACACCCATTCCAAGGCACTCAAGATCAACCTTGATCCCCGGTGGTATGGGACCCTGGCGGAAATCGGAGCCGGTCAGGAAGTCGTGAGGTGGTTCTTCCGGGTCGGAGCCGCGGCGGGTACTGTCGCGAAGAGCATCTCCGCCTATGACATGATCGTCAGCGACGCGATCTATGGCAGCGGCGACCGCTACGTGTCCCGTTCGAGACTGCAGGCGATGCTTGACCGGGAGTTCCAGCTCAATGTCGAGCGGCTCAGCGACAAGCGCGGAGACCATACGGCGTTTTTCGCGTTCGCGGATACCGTCGTCGCCCGCAGCTTCAAGGGAGGCAACGAATGTCACGGCTGGATGGGGATCAAGTTCCAATCCCGCCCTCGCGACGAACCCAGCCAGATCCTGATCCATGTCCGCATGCTGGATGCCGAAGCATCACTCCAGCAGGAGGCCCTCGGCGTGGTGGGGGTGAACCTGCTCTACGGCGCGTTTTTCCTGCATCACGAGCCGGAACTGCTGGTGGAAAGCCTGTTGGACAAGCTGACCACGGGGCGCATCGAGATCGATGTCATCGAGTTCAAGGGAATCGAATTCCGCTCCGTGGACAACCGGCTCATCAGCCTCAAGCTCGTACAGCTCGGTCTGAGTGGCGCGGCCATGTTCGGTGCCGATGGTGAGGTCCTCCAGCCTTCGGAAATTCTTTATAAGAAGGCGGTCCTTGTCGAGCGCGGCAGCTTCCGCCCGCCGACCCATGTGAACTTCGACATGCTGGAGTGCGCTCTGGAGAAATTCAAGGCGGACCCCGCGGTGGAAGGAAAGGAAGTGCTCCCCATCTTCGAGCTGACGATGAGAAATCTCCTTGCCGGAGGTGACCAGATCGACCGCCGGGATTTCCTCGCCCGCGCCGATCTTCTGGCGGCCTGCGGCATGACGGTCCTCATTTCGGACTATTTCGAATACTATCGCCTCGCAGCCTATCTGGCATGGCGGACAAAGGAGCGCATCGGCATCGTCATGGGTGCGCCAAGCCTCATCGAGTTGTTCGAGGAGAAATACTATACCCAACTGCCCGGAGGCATTCTGGAGTCTTTCGGCCGCCTGTTCAAAAACAACCTCAAGCTCTACGTCTACCCCCTTGCGAATCCCACCTCGGGCGGACTGACGACCATCGACAACCTGCCGGTCGCGACCGAGCTGAAAAAACTCTACGGCTATCTGGCGGATCGGGGAAGTTTCGTCGGGCTGGATAACTTCAAACCAGAGTATCTCAGCATCTTCTCAAGAGATGTGCTGAAGAAAATCGCCAGCGGGGACGAGGCATGGAAGGACATGGTCCCCGCCGGTGTGAGCGATCTCATCTGCAAACGCCGGTTTTTCGGATACAAGGGCTAG
- a CDS encoding alpha/beta hydrolase, protein MSSILQRVAPIGEARDREILKDASTYVYEQRPEGDVLAHLFLPAKDHGIPRPVVVFFHGGFWDSPTPTQFVPHCLHFASRGAVAVAAETRTSAKHGTGPLEAIEDARALIRWLRQNADTFNLDPAKITIGGAAGGAYLALLATMPTAKELPPVDGVDCFPQALILFSSLINTASKGTAMERFPNPKTAKRLSPTHLIRRKLPPMIFFHGKSDRITPFDEVDKFRRRMRWRGNSCEIVDFAKADHSFFNFNVSHKNFELTLGAADRFLVDRGLLPPEESEPEF, encoded by the coding sequence ATGAGTAGTATTTTGCAGAGAGTGGCGCCGATCGGCGAGGCGCGCGATCGTGAGATTTTGAAGGATGCTTCAACCTACGTTTACGAACAACGGCCCGAGGGCGATGTCCTCGCACATCTGTTTCTTCCCGCAAAGGATCACGGGATCCCCCGCCCTGTCGTCGTCTTTTTCCACGGTGGTTTCTGGGACTCCCCCACCCCCACCCAATTTGTCCCCCACTGCCTGCACTTCGCCTCGCGGGGCGCCGTCGCCGTCGCGGCGGAGACACGGACTTCGGCGAAACACGGGACCGGTCCGCTGGAGGCCATTGAGGACGCCCGCGCCCTCATCCGGTGGCTGCGCCAGAATGCGGACACCTTCAATCTGGATCCGGCGAAGATCACCATCGGCGGAGCGGCGGGCGGAGCCTATCTCGCTCTTCTCGCAACCATGCCCACGGCGAAGGAGCTGCCGCCCGTCGACGGTGTCGACTGTTTCCCGCAGGCCCTCATCCTTTTCAGCTCCCTCATCAACACCGCCTCAAAAGGCACGGCGATGGAGCGCTTCCCGAATCCGAAGACGGCCAAACGCCTGAGCCCGACCCACCTGATCCGGCGCAAGCTGCCTCCGATGATCTTCTTCCACGGAAAATCCGACCGCATCACTCCATTTGATGAAGTGGACAAGTTCCGCCGCCGCATGCGCTGGCGGGGGAATTCCTGTGAAATCGTCGATTTCGCGAAGGCGGATCACAGCTTTTTCAATTTCAACGTCAGCCATAAGAACTTCGAGCTGACGCTGGGAGCCGCGGATCGTTTCCTGGTGGACCGCGGTTTGCTTCCGCCGGAAGAATCCGAGCCGGAATTCTGA